A region of the Zhihengliuella halotolerans genome:
CCCGTCGCCGGGCTGAGGGCGTTGATGCGGGTCAGCGCGTCGGTCGCGTGCAACATGGAGACCGCGCTGATCAGCACGCACAGCGCGCCGCTCACCGCGAACACGCTCACTAGAATCGACAAGACAAGTTCCATGTCAGCGCCGTCCTCTCGTCAGGATGCGGGCCAGAGCGATCGTCGCCAGAATGCCCAGGAGCGAGGCCAGCAGCGCGGCGTCCATCGAGACCGCCGAGTGCGTGAAGAGCCCGATCAGGACGAGGAATCCGACGCAGCAGAAGAACACCAGGTCGCCGACGACCGCGCGCGAGGCGCCGTCGACGGCTCGGGCGATCGCCACGAGACCGACGATGACGCTCACGGCCAGCAGGCCGAGAGC
Encoded here:
- a CDS encoding monovalent cation/H+ antiporter complex subunit F gives rise to the protein MIIALWTALGLLAVSVIVGLVAIARAVDGASRAVVGDLVFFCCVGFLVLIGLFTHSAVSMDAALLASLLGILATIALARILTRGRR